In a single window of the Acidimicrobiales bacterium genome:
- a CDS encoding helix-turn-helix domain-containing protein, translated as MPVIDLRAREEVTGDDRIVDATLRCVARWGLAKTTLEDVAREAGISRATLYRTVPGGKDNLMALVSAVELNRFFGELHAAVQSATTLEDTIVTGVVTAARHLQHHGALKFMIEHEPEQILPQFAFGNLDRLLANVRTFAAPYLEPWLGADAGRGAEWLTRIVLSYACAPSAEFDLTDEASARRLVRTFVMPSLSSSSSTKESVSHVSH; from the coding sequence ATGCCCGTCATCGATTTGCGCGCCAGGGAAGAAGTGACGGGTGACGACCGCATCGTGGATGCGACGCTGCGCTGCGTCGCGCGTTGGGGCTTGGCCAAGACCACGCTCGAAGACGTCGCCCGCGAGGCCGGCATCAGCCGGGCGACGCTGTATCGCACCGTGCCCGGCGGCAAGGACAACCTCATGGCGCTGGTGTCGGCCGTCGAGCTGAACCGCTTCTTCGGCGAACTGCACGCAGCTGTCCAGTCGGCCACCACGCTCGAAGACACGATCGTGACCGGCGTGGTCACCGCGGCACGCCACCTTCAGCACCACGGCGCCCTCAAGTTCATGATCGAGCACGAACCCGAACAGATCCTGCCCCAGTTCGCCTTCGGCAACCTCGACCGCCTGCTCGCCAACGTGCGCACGTTTGCCGCGCCCTATCTCGAGCCGTGGCTCGGCGCCGACGCCGGCCGCGGCGCCGAATGGCTGACGCGCATCGTGTTGTCCTACGCCTGCGCGCCGTCGGCCGAGTTCGACCTCACCGACGAGGCGTCCGCCCGCCGCCTCGTGCGCACCTTCGTCATGCCCAGTCTCTCGTCGTCATCCTCAACAAAGGAATCCGTGTCCCATGTCAGTCACTGA
- a CDS encoding ferritin-like domain-containing protein, translated as MSVTENPISENAAIIGREDINDLEAILSVTNTERDAIISNVASNYDSIFTWDYEKGHRPKLDRLYEKAKTSMWNGQTDLPWETPVDQEEVARNNAAANSTGLSQNMDLAGTPFEKWGDKEFLQVAIESQNWTLSQFMHGEQGALICTARIVESVPWIDAKYYASTQVMDEARHVEVFAKYLDEKLSGHYPINAHLKMLLDDIIQDSRWDMTYLGMQIMVEGLALAAFGFIHQLTTEPLLKQLLRYVMSDEARHVAFGVLSLQDYYQELTAAELRERQEFAFEAAVRMRDRFLQQEVWERMGIPVKDAVQLVMQAPERQGFQSMLFSKIVPNCKKLGLLDAGADKGKPGWLREKFTELGVIAFEDWADTGEEYEMFALANGETQGSSKTA; from the coding sequence ATGTCAGTCACTGAAAACCCAATCTCCGAGAACGCCGCCATCATCGGCCGCGAGGACATCAACGACCTCGAAGCCATCCTCTCGGTCACCAACACCGAGCGCGACGCCATCATCAGCAACGTCGCCTCGAACTACGACTCGATCTTCACGTGGGACTACGAGAAGGGCCACCGCCCGAAGCTCGACCGTCTCTACGAGAAGGCGAAGACGTCGATGTGGAACGGTCAGACCGACCTGCCGTGGGAGACGCCCGTCGACCAGGAAGAGGTAGCCCGCAACAACGCGGCGGCCAACAGCACCGGCCTGAGCCAGAACATGGACCTCGCGGGCACGCCGTTCGAGAAGTGGGGCGACAAGGAATTTCTGCAGGTCGCCATCGAGTCGCAGAACTGGACGCTCAGCCAGTTCATGCACGGCGAGCAGGGCGCGCTGATCTGCACGGCCCGCATCGTCGAGTCGGTGCCGTGGATCGACGCCAAGTACTACGCGTCGACGCAGGTGATGGACGAGGCCCGCCACGTCGAGGTCTTCGCCAAGTACCTCGACGAGAAGCTGTCGGGGCACTACCCGATCAACGCCCACCTGAAGATGCTCCTCGACGACATCATCCAGGACAGCCGCTGGGACATGACCTATCTCGGCATGCAGATCATGGTCGAGGGCCTCGCCCTCGCCGCCTTCGGCTTCATCCACCAGCTCACCACCGAGCCGCTGCTCAAGCAGCTGCTGCGCTACGTCATGAGCGACGAGGCGCGCCACGTCGCGTTCGGCGTGCTGTCGCTGCAGGACTACTACCAGGAGCTCACGGCCGCTGAGCTGCGCGAGCGCCAGGAGTTCGCCTTCGAGGCTGCCGTGCGCATGCGCGACCGCTTCCTCCAGCAGGAAGTGTGGGAGCGCATGGGCATCCCGGTGAAGGACGCCGTGCAGCTCGTCATGCAGGCGCCGGAGCGGCAGGGCTTCCAGTCGATGCTGTTCTCCAAGATCGTGCCGAACTGCAAGAAGCTCGGCCTGCTCGACGCCGGCGCCGACAAGGGCAAGCCGGGCTGGCTGCGCGAGAAGTTCACCGAGCTCGGCGTCATCGCCTTCGAGGACTGGGCCGACACCGGCGAGGAGTACGAGATGTTCGCCCTCGCCAACGGCGAAACGCAGGGCTCGTCCAAGACCGCGTAG
- a CDS encoding TetR/AcrR family transcriptional regulator, whose product MRARERGVSTERLLQATFACVARYGIAKTTIEDVAREAGISRATVYRQFPGGKDQLISETIRWETARFFAELAEAIDHAPDFETTLEEAIVFARAALAQHAVFQKVLETEPDLLLPRMSVDDSLVRAMVATFLKTHLAPEAERLADGVTVDQVADHVSRLLLSFFNAEGSWDLTDRDQVNRLVRTQLLAGVFR is encoded by the coding sequence ATGCGGGCTCGCGAGCGCGGCGTGTCGACCGAGCGCTTGCTCCAGGCGACCTTCGCCTGCGTGGCGCGCTACGGGATCGCCAAGACGACGATCGAAGACGTCGCCCGCGAGGCCGGGATCAGCCGCGCCACCGTCTACCGCCAGTTCCCCGGCGGCAAGGACCAGCTCATCAGCGAGACGATCCGGTGGGAGACAGCCCGGTTCTTCGCCGAGTTGGCCGAAGCCATCGACCACGCGCCGGATTTCGAGACGACATTGGAGGAGGCGATCGTGTTCGCCCGCGCCGCGCTGGCCCAACACGCCGTGTTCCAGAAGGTGCTCGAAACCGAACCCGACCTCCTGCTGCCGCGGATGAGCGTGGACGACTCGCTGGTGCGGGCCATGGTCGCCACCTTCCTGAAGACCCACCTGGCGCCCGAGGCCGAGCGCCTGGCCGACGGCGTGACCGTCGACCAGGTCGCCGACCACGTTTCGCGGCTGCTTTTGTCGTTCTTCAACGCCGAGGGGAGCTGGGACCTCACCGACCGCGATCAAGTGAATCGCCTGGTCAGAACGCAGCTTTTGGCCGGAGTGTTCCGATAA
- a CDS encoding Zn-dependent alcohol dehydrogenase, with amino-acid sequence MRAAVLKTIPGQLDIDEVTIGEPGPGEVLVRTAAAGLCHSDLHFMTGAYPYPTPTVLGHESAGVVEAVGPGVTYVQPGDHVITCLSVFCGKCEYCLSGFPNRCTKEGLTRDFTGPQRLSMPDGSPCHQFLHLSSFAENMLIHENALVKIRKDMPLDRAALIGCSVTTGLGAVFRTAAVPAMATVAVIGCGGVGLNIVQGARIAGASRIIAVDMNETKLKMAEQFGATDLVNASNGDAVSQVQALTGGGVEFSFEAIGLKATAEQAWQMLAQGGTATVVGMIPIGQSVELNGFDFLAEKKIQGSNMGSNRFRFDMPRYVDLYMDGRLMLDELVSARISLDEINDGFEAMKTGEIARDVIVFN; translated from the coding sequence ATGCGTGCTGCCGTTCTCAAGACGATTCCCGGACAACTCGACATCGACGAGGTCACCATCGGCGAACCCGGCCCCGGCGAGGTGCTGGTGCGCACCGCGGCCGCCGGGCTGTGCCACAGCGACCTCCACTTCATGACGGGCGCCTACCCGTATCCGACTCCCACGGTGCTCGGTCACGAGTCCGCCGGCGTGGTCGAGGCTGTCGGACCCGGCGTGACCTACGTGCAGCCGGGCGATCACGTCATCACGTGCCTGTCGGTCTTCTGCGGCAAGTGCGAGTACTGCCTGTCCGGCTTCCCGAACCGCTGCACGAAAGAAGGCCTGACCCGCGACTTCACCGGCCCGCAGCGCCTCTCGATGCCCGACGGCTCGCCGTGCCATCAGTTCCTGCACCTGTCGAGCTTCGCCGAGAACATGCTGATCCACGAGAACGCGCTGGTGAAGATCCGCAAGGACATGCCGCTCGACCGCGCCGCCCTCATCGGCTGCTCGGTCACGACCGGCCTCGGCGCCGTGTTCCGCACCGCGGCGGTGCCCGCCATGGCGACGGTCGCGGTCATCGGCTGCGGCGGCGTCGGGCTCAACATCGTGCAAGGCGCCCGCATCGCGGGTGCGTCGCGCATCATCGCCGTCGACATGAACGAGACGAAGCTGAAGATGGCCGAGCAGTTCGGTGCCACCGACCTCGTCAACGCGTCGAACGGCGACGCGGTGTCGCAGGTGCAGGCATTGACCGGCGGCGGCGTCGAGTTCTCCTTCGAAGCGATCGGGCTCAAGGCGACCGCCGAGCAGGCGTGGCAGATGCTGGCGCAGGGCGGCACCGCCACGGTCGTCGGCATGATCCCGATCGGCCAGTCGGTCGAACTCAACGGCTTCGACTTCCTCGCCGAAAAGAAGATCCAGGGCTCGAACATGGGCTCGAACCGCTTCCGCTTCGACATGCCGCGCTACGTCGACCTCTACATGGACGGCCGGCTCATGCTCGACGAACTGGTGTCGGCCCGCATCAGCCTCGACGAGATCAACGACGGCTTCGAAGCCATGAAGACCGGCGAGATCGCCCGCGACGTCATCGTCTTCAACTGA